The DNA sequence cttatcccctttgcctttgtacaatggcactatgcacgcattctgccaatcctcaggcacctcaccatgagtcatacatacattaaataaccttaccaaccagtcaacaatacagtcacccccttttttaataaattccactgcaataccatccaaacctgctgccttgccggctttcatcttccgcaaagctttcactacctcttctctgtttaccaaatcattttccctaaccctctcactttgcacaccaccttgaccaaaacaccctatatctgccactctatcatcaaacacattcaacaaaccttcaaaatactcactccatctccttctcacatcaccactacttgttatcacctccccatttgcgcccttcactgaagttcccatttgctcccttgtcttacgcactttatttacctccttccagaacatctttttattctccctaaaatttagtgatactctctcaccccaactctcatttttttttttttttttcatactattcgccatttcccgcaatagcgaggtagcgttaagaacagaggactgggcctttgagggaatatcctcacctggcccccttctctgttccatcttttggaaaattaaaaaaaaacgagaggggaggatttccagccccccgctcccttcccttttagtcgccttctacgacacgcagggaatacgtgggaagtattctttctcccctatccccagggatatatatatatatatatatatatatatatatatatatatatatatccctttttaaaccaggtattcccaatcaccagtcttttttcagcacaccaaTCCACAAgctttccaccatttccattcataacaacaTATTTAAGTCATCCATCACAAATACCTGGTGtcatgcaccaaagctgcagACAAACTTACTCAACTGCCTCCAAAACACtttcatctcatgatctttcttctcatggccagatgcataagcaccagtaatctcccatctctctccattcactgtcAGTTTTACTTACATCAAtctaggatttactttcttacactctatcacacactcccacatctgcTTCTGGAGTAGTGGTATTCCTTttttagttcttgtcctctcaccaatccctgactttactcccaagactttcccaagccATTCTTTCCCtctactcttgagctttgtttcacttagagccagaatattcgtgtttctttcctcaaagataaTAGTTTCCccacgccagcgaggtagtgcaaggaaacagatgaagaaggacccatccactcatatacacacatttatacatacatgctcatacacgaacatgtacatacatatacatatcaatatttatttttatttattcatttaattgctttgtcgctgcctcccgtgtttgcaaggtagcgcaaggagacagacgaaagaatggcccaacccacccacatacacctgtatatgcatacacgtccacacacacaaatatacatacctatacatctcaatgtatacatatgtatacacacacagacatatacatatatacacatttacataattcacactgtctgcctttattcattcccatcgccacctcgccacacatgaaatgacaacccttcccccctcatgtgtgcgaggtagcacatacatatacatacacatacactgacatacatgtagatattcatactcgcttgccttcatccattcctggcgccaccccacctcacaggaaacagcatcaccatccctgcgtcagcaagttagcaccaagaaaacagacaaaaagggccacattcgatttacactcagtcactagctgttgTGTAATTCGCCGAAACCACACCccattttcacatccaggctccatagacctttccctggtttaccccaagcatttcacatgccctagttcagtccagtgacagcacatcaactccagtataccacattgttccaatccactaTGTTCTCTCTGTGTGAGAATATTTTATGTTCTGAGTCATTTATGTTTAACTGAACAGTTAACTGTTTTAGGTTTTGCTGATGAAGTATGTCAAGGTTAGGTATGTGTAGAAGTTTGACTCTTTAGATAGGAATATAGGACTATCTTGACCTTATTAAATATCTGTATTTGTATGAATAGTGATATTGCAGTTGTTATTGAAAAACAATATATTTCAAAAGATCGCTTAGTAAAGCTGGTATTAGGAAAACAGATGTTAAGATGCTGAtaggtgaaagggtaagaggtgtcCAGATTGGTATGATGAATAGGAAATAACTGAATGTTGAAGGTTTTAGAATTGCATGAAGGGctttcctcttccacttcctcatGTATCTAGAGCGCTAGTATTTTGAAAATGAGAAAAGAGGAATGCACTGATTTGGGCAGTTGTAAAACCATTAGAATGATGAGTAAAGAAGTAAGAAATGTTTAGGGATAGGGAAGTCCTTAAAGAGTTTCATGGATGAAAGTGTGCCAGAATTTTATTAGCATGTATAATGTGTAACAGGTGACAGGTTAAGAAAATTCAGGATGAGAAAGTTGTACGTTAGAGAATAAGGTAGCCTGCACAAGAGGTTAAATTCAATGAGCAGGTCATTAGAGTATTAGGATAATATCAGTTGATGCTGTCAGGTGAGTGATGGAAGAATGTGAACAGTGTTCAATGTTTGTAAATGAAATTGGAAATGTACGTACTTTGCTGGCTGCATCATGAATTTGATGAGCAAAGTGGTTGTAAATTAAACTTTATCAGATATGAAAGTCTTTTTGCTATTCTAATGTATGAAGGAGTTGAAGATACAGATGATTTTTTAGTTTTTGTGTTTTATATGTTTGATTTGTTACCTGTTCAGTAAACAGTTTACTGATTCATAGTATTAAATGTTGCAGGATTTTAGCTGTTCAGCTTCATGCACATTGGAATAGAAATAGGTTTaaagagattgatagataaatgttAAATGAGATTTGTTCATTGTATTCTATGAATTTCAAACACAGCATTTTTATACTAAATACTTTTCTTTATTTTAGAACAAACCAGTTTGTGCAGAGGTGTCTGCTGAGCATTTACAAGCAGCTCAATCATCATGGCTACAACCCTCTGAGAATTTTGTACCACAAACAAACCAGTCAGCTCCTGTACTCCCTAAAGAAGGAGAAAGCAACATCCTTATCACCTCTGCCCTGCCTTATGTCAATAATGTACCACATCTTGGTAATATCATAGGCTGTGTTCTTTCAGCTGATTGCTTTGCTAGATTTTGTCGCTTACGTGGTGAcaatgttttatatatttgtgGTACAGATGAATATGGAACAGCAACAGAAACCAAAGCCCTTGCTGAGGGACTTACACCACAACAGATTTGTGATAAGTACCATGCCATCCATGCTGATGTTTACAAGAAGTTCAATATCAGTTTTGACCATTTTGGGCGTACTacaacagaaaaacaaacaaatattacCCAggatattttccttaaacttgaTAAGAATGGCAAAATATTGAAAGACTCTGTAGAACAGCTTTATTGTAGTAAGTGTGAACGCTTTCTTGCTGACAGATTTGTGGAGGGCACATGTCATCACCCAGGATGTAAGTATGAAGATGCTAGAGGTGATCAGTGTGATAATTGTGGCAAACTGATCAATGCAGTGGAACTAATAAAACCTCGTTGTAAGCTTTGCTCTAGTCCGCCTGTGGTGAAGTCATCTAACCACCTTTTCATAGACCTCCCATTGCTTGAACCTGAATTGAAATCATGGCTGGCTACTTCTGCCAAACAGTGGTCCAGCAATGCCAAAATTATCTGTGACTCCTGGATCAGGGATGGGCTCAAATCACGCTGTATCACCCGAGACATAAAGTGGGGAATTCCAGTTCCCAAGGATGGTTTCAAGGACAAAGTATTTTATGTCTGGTTTGATGCTCCCATTGGCTATGTCAGTATTACTGCCTGTTATACTGACAAatgggagaggtggtggaagAACCCTAGTCAAGTGCAATACTATGCATTCATGGCAAAGGACAATGTTCCCTTTCACAGTGTGATATTCCCTTCAGTCCTATTGGGCACTGGTGATGAAAAGTGGACTAAAGTCACTCATCTTATAGCAACGGAATATCTCAATTATGAGGATGGTAAATTCTCAAAGAGTCGTGGTGTTGGTATATTTGGGGACCAAGTAATGGGAACCGGAATCCCTAGCGATGTGTGGCGATTTTACCTGTTATACCTTAGGCCTGAGGTTCATGATACAGCCTTTTCATGGGTTGATTTTCAGACCAAAAACAACTGTGAACTTCTTAATAACTTGGGAAACTTTGTTCATCGAGCATTATCTTTTGTGTTTAAGTTCTTTAAGGCATCTGTTCCTTCATCTAAACCTAGTGAATCTGATTATCGTGTTATGGCAGCAGTTAATCAGGAGTTGCAGAACTATATAACATCTCTGGCAAACAACCATCAACGTGATGGCTTAAGATCTATCCTTGCCATAACAAAGATTGGTAACCAATATATTCAGGAAAATGAACCCTACAAACTTATCAAGCAAGACCGTTCAACTGAGGAAAAGGAGCATGGAGCCACAGTGATTGCTGTAGCTGTGAATATTGTGGCCTTAGTGTCTATAATtttagatccatatatgccagaTACAGCAGAAAATATTAAGGCCTTCCTGAATAATCCCCCACAGTTACGTCGTCTTCCACATCTGTTTATGCAGTTCCTTCCTGCTGGTCATTTCATCCAAGAACCAAAACCCCTCATCACCCAAATTGATGATGAAGTAGTCCAGAAACTTAGTAAGGACTTTGGTGGCCAAACATCTTCAGAGAAAAAGCCCGTCAGCCCTGCAGATATTGCCCATCTGGATACCCTCATAACAGAACAAGTAAGAGCTGATTGTATTTATATAATGTTTGATCAACTTACAAACCCAAAGATTCTTCTGCTTTTTTCCTATTCTTTTACTGCAGTAGCACTATAAACCTGATATTTTATTTTGCCTGATGCATGGAGAATGAAACCAAAAGTATAAAAAGGAGGACATGGTGAGGGTTGCATACGTGTGACTGTTTCCGAATAGTATTCTAAAATACGAGGATTGtgatttgattttgattttatgGTAACCATTGGGATTAGTATATCAGAACTCATCCTTCAAGCACCTTCTCAGACTTCCCAGAAAGGATACATAATTTAAAAAGTGACTTGCCTTGCAGTTAGTATCAGTTGGCATTATTTAAATCATGGCATCCAACAAATGACACAATCCAGATTTTGATAATGCATTTCCCTAATGCAGTGATGGAAGTAGGAATTTTTTATATAGATGTAATAAAACatgttttatttttgtatttgtaCTCTTAAGTTTTGCATTTTGTTAATATGAGGAATTTGTTCTCATATGTACAttgtttcccaggaatactcaacatactgggaaattatatgggagggtattgattgagagggtaaaggcacgtacagagcatcagattagggaagagcagtgtggttaaagaagtggtagaggatgtgtggatcaggtgtttgctttgaagaatgtatgtgagaaatacttagaaaaacagatggatttgtatgtagtatttatggatttggagaaggcatatgatactatgagttgatagagatgctctgtggaaggtgagttgctagaagcagtgaaaagtttttattgaggatgtaaggtatgtgtacgagtaggaagagaggaaagtgattggttcccagtgaatgtcggtttgcagcaaggatgtgtgatgtctccattgttgtttgaattgtttatggatggggtttgtagggaggtgaatgcaagagttttggagagaggggcaagtatgcagtctgttgtggataagagggcttgggaagtgagtcagttgttgttcgctgatgatagcgctggtggctgattcgggtgagaaactgctgaagctggtgactgaaattggtaaagtgtgttaaagaagaaagctgagagtaaatgtgaataagagcaaggctgttaggttcagtagggttgagggacaagtcaattgggaggtgagtttgaatggagaaagactggaggaagtaaagtgttttagatatctgagagtggatttggcagtggatggaaccatggaagcggaagtgagtcacagggtgcgggagggagcaaaggttctgggagcattgaagaatgtgtgcaaggctagtacgttatctcggagagcaaaaatgggtatgtttaaaggaatagtagttccaacactgttatatgattgtgaggcatgggctatagatagggttgtgcggaggagggtggatgtgttggaaatgagatgtttgaggacaatatgtggtgtgaggtggtttgattgagtaagcaatgaaagggtgagagagatgtgtggtaatgaaaagagtgtggttaagagatggtgtattgaaatggtttggtcacatggagagaatgagtgaggaaagattgacaaaggggatatacgtgtcacaggtggcgggaacgagaagtggtagaccaaattggagggggaaagattgagtgaaaaagatcttgggcaatcggggcctgaacatacaggagagcgagaggcacgcaaggaatggagtgaattggaatgatgtggtatactggggttgacatgccatcagtggattgaaccagggcatgtgaagtgtctggggtaaaccatggaaagttttatggagcctggatgtggaaaaggagctgtggttttggtgcattacacatgagaactagagactgagtgtgaacgaatgtggccttttgtcctttcttagcgctacctcatagggggagggggatccaatttcatgtgtggcggggtggcaatgggaatgaataaaggcagcaagtatgaattatgtgcatgtgtatatatggatgtctctgtatatatatgtatatatatatatatatatatatatatatatatatatatatatatatatatatatatatataattttttttttttttttttttttgctttgtcactgtctcctgcgtttgcgaggtatagcgcaaggaaacagacgaaagaaatggcccaacccacccccatacacatgtatatacatacgtccacacacgcaaatatacatacctacacagctttccatggattaccccagacgcttcacatgccttgattcaatccactgacagcacgtcaaccccggtataccacatcgctccaattcactctattccttgccctcctttcaccctcctgcatgttccggccccgatcacacaaaatctttttcactccatctttccacctccaatttggtctccctcttctcctcgttccctccacctccgacacgtatatcctcttggtcaatctttcctcactcatcctctccatgtgaccaaaccatttcaaaacaccctcttctgctctctcaaccacgctctttttatttccacacatctctcttacccttacgttacttactcgatcaaaccacctcacaccacacattgtcctcaaacatctcatttccagcacatccatcctcctgcacacaactctatccatagtccacgcctcacaaccatacaacattgttggaaccactattccttcaaacatacccatttttgctttccgagataatattctcgacttccacacattcttcaaggctcccagaattttcgccccctcccccaccctatgatccacttccgcttccatggttccatccgctgccagatctactcccagatatctaaaacacttcacttcctccagtttttctccattcaaactcacctcccaattgacttgaccctcaaccctactgtacctaataaccttgtattttttttttttttttaactttctaaaatgggatatatatatatatatatatatatatatatatatatatatatatatatatatatatatatatatatatttatttatttatttatttattcattcattttgctttgtcgctgtctcctgtgttagtgaggtatatatatatatatatatatatatatatattgaggatgtaaggcatgtgtacgtgtaggaagagaggaaagtgattggttctcagtgaatgtaggtttgcggcaggggtgtgtgatgtctccatggttgtttaatttgtttatggatggggttgttagggaggtgaatgcaagagttttggaaagaggggcaagtatgcagtctgttgtggatgagagagtttgggaagtgagtcagttgttgttcgctgatgatacagcgctggtggctgattcatgtgagaaactgcagaagctggtgactgagtttggtaaagtgtgtgaaaaagaaagttaagagtaaatgtgaataagagcaaggttattaggtacagtagggttgagggtcaagtcaattgggaggtaagtttgaatggagaaaaactggaggaagtaaagtgttttagatatctgggagtggatctggcagcagatggaaccatggaagcggaagtgaatcatagggtgggggagggggtgaaaatcctgggagccttgaagaatgtgtggaagtcgagaacattatctcggaaagcaaaaatgggtatgtttgaaggaatagtggttccaacaatgttgtatggttgcgaggcgtgggctatggatagaggtgtgcgcaggagggtggatgtgctggaaatgagatgtttgaggacaatgtgtggtgtgaggtggtttgatcaagtaagtaatgtaagggtaagagagatgtgtggaaataagaagagcgtggttgagagagcagaagagggtgttttgaaatggtttgggcacatggagagaatgagtgaggaaagattgaccaagaggatatatgtgtcggaagtggagggaacgaggagaagtgggagaataaattggaggtggaaagatggagtgaaaaagatattgagtgatcgaggcctgaacatgcaggagggtgaaaggtgggcaaggaatagagtgaattggatcgatgtggtataccgaggtcgacgtgctgtcaatggattgaatcagggcatgtgaagcgtctggggtaaaccatggaaagttatggggcctggatgtggaaagggagctgtggtgttgggcattattgcatgacagctagagactgagtgtgaacgaatggggcctttgttgtcttttcctagcgctacctcgcacacatgaggggggagggggatgttattccatgtgtggcgaggtggcgatgggaatgaataaaggcagacagtgtgaattgtgtgcttgtgtatgtatgtatgtgtctgtgtgtgtatatatatgtgtacattgagatgtatgggtatgtatatttgcgtggggggacgtgtatgtatacacatgtgtatgggggtgggttgggccatttctttcgtctgtttccttgcgctacctcgcaaatgcgggagacagcgacaaagcaaatatttgtatttattttgctttgttgctgtctcccgcgtttgcgaggtagggcaaggaaacagacgaacgaaatggcccaacccacccccatacacatgtatatacatatacgtccacacacgcaaatatacatacccatacatctcaatgtacacatatatatacacactcagacacatacatatatacacatgcacacaattcacactgtctgcctttattcattcccatcgccacctcgccacacatggaataacatccccctccccctcatgtgtgcgaggtagcgctaggaaaagacaacaaaggccccattcgtttacactcagtctctagctgtcatgcaataatgcccgaaccgcagcttcctttccacatccaggccccacagaactttccatggcttaccccagacgcttcacatgccctgattcaatccattgacagcacgtcgaccccggtataccacatagatccaattcactctattccttgcccgcctttcacccaactgcatgttcaggccccgatcactcaaattctttttcatttttgcacgcctttcaccctcctgcatgttcagaccccaatcactcaaaatctttttcactctatctttccacctgcaatttggtctaccacttctcctcgttccctccacctctgacacatatatcctcttggtcagtctttcctcactcactctctccatgtggccaaaccatttcaaaacactcttctgctctctcagccacactctttttattaccacacatctctcttaccctattattacttactcgatcaaaccacctcacaccacatattgtcctcaaacatc is a window from the Panulirus ornatus isolate Po-2019 chromosome 3, ASM3632096v1, whole genome shotgun sequence genome containing:
- the LOC139762766 gene encoding methionine--tRNA ligase, cytoplasmic-like; translated protein: MKLIIEKGHPNVLKILLASTISGIPVTVVEEKVVPSGALLKVREGNTEFSLHGNSAVLYLLRSSEKPLSDNCCTQDSEKWLEWEASELQPILVPYLTSLSGGREDKSLRVALNSLLASLNSTNHLNTKEVTAASVVLFSSLLLLTHEETSLSFLEKDHPALLAYINTLKEHADFKECVADWCRSSIIKSWVGRAPIPYSSYHSTLSLLKGSSTSLSPKADAPLSKPDQNKPVCAEVSAEHLQAAQSSWLQPSENFVPQTNQSAPVLPKEGESNILITSALPYVNNVPHLGNIIGCVLSADCFARFCRLRGDNVLYICGTDEYGTATETKALAEGLTPQQICDKYHAIHADVYKKFNISFDHFGRTTTEKQTNITQDIFLKLDKNGKILKDSVEQLYCSKCERFLADRFVEGTCHHPGCKYEDARGDQCDNCGKLINAVELIKPRCKLCSSPPVVKSSNHLFIDLPLLEPELKSWLATSAKQWSSNAKIICDSWIRDGLKSRCITRDIKWGIPVPKDGFKDKVFYVWFDAPIGYVSITACYTDKWERWWKNPSQVQYYAFMAKDNVPFHSVIFPSVLLGTGDEKWTKVTHLIATEYLNYEDGKFSKSRGVGIFGDQVMGTGIPSDVWRFYLLYLRPEVHDTAFSWVDFQTKNNCELLNNLGNFVHRALSFVFKFFKASVPSSKPSESDYRVMAAVNQELQNYITSLANNHQRDGLRSILAITKIGNQYIQENEPYKLIKQDRSTEEKEHGATVIAVAVNIVALVSIILDPYMPDTAENIKAFLNNPPQLRRLPHLFMQFLPAGHFIQEPKPLITQIDDEVVQKLSKDFGGQTSSEKKPVSPADIAHLDTLITEQGDKVRTMKASGEASKDEIGAEVAILLDLKKQLAIAQGIDPATLNAKNKKKKK